A region of Kribbella sp. NBC_01245 DNA encodes the following proteins:
- a CDS encoding aminotransferase class V-fold PLP-dependent enzyme — protein MTDHTTPRPELWSLDPGQLHLNHGSFGAVPIRTQQALAELHAEADTNPMAWFRAVGARVAAARLELAAYLRTDPAGFALVSNASAGVTAALHTLPIPAGGRILLTNHTYGAVRFAAERFARLNDAEVVEVAVPLEADDDTVVATIASALDDRTAVLVVDQISSATAMTFPIDRLVETCHAVGVPVVVDGAHSPALIDAPAEDGADFWTGNFHKWPCTPRGTAGLVVAPQWRERTQPLVVSWSEYAELPERFDQQATNDYAGWIAAPESLRLLAELDWPLRRSHLSTLVDEGARILAKALGTGVGEVARPAPTMRLVELPSSVQLTQESGEALKARASREIGAEITVTGFDGRFFVRLSAHAYNSLRDYEILSERLPRLLR, from the coding sequence GTGACCGACCACACCACGCCGCGCCCGGAGTTGTGGAGCCTCGATCCCGGGCAGTTGCACCTGAACCACGGTTCGTTCGGAGCCGTCCCGATCCGCACCCAGCAGGCGCTGGCGGAGCTGCACGCCGAGGCCGATACGAACCCGATGGCCTGGTTCCGCGCCGTCGGGGCTCGCGTGGCCGCCGCGCGTCTGGAGCTCGCCGCGTACCTGCGGACCGACCCGGCCGGGTTCGCCCTCGTTTCGAACGCGAGTGCCGGCGTCACCGCCGCACTGCACACCCTGCCGATCCCAGCGGGCGGCCGGATCCTGCTGACGAACCACACGTACGGCGCGGTCCGGTTCGCCGCCGAGCGCTTCGCCCGGCTGAACGACGCCGAGGTGGTCGAGGTCGCCGTACCGCTCGAGGCCGACGATGACACCGTGGTGGCGACGATCGCGTCCGCCCTGGACGACCGGACCGCCGTGCTCGTGGTGGACCAGATCAGCTCCGCGACGGCGATGACCTTCCCGATCGACCGGCTGGTCGAGACCTGCCACGCGGTCGGCGTACCGGTCGTGGTGGACGGCGCGCATTCGCCGGCCCTGATCGACGCGCCGGCCGAGGATGGCGCCGACTTCTGGACCGGCAACTTCCACAAATGGCCCTGTACGCCGCGAGGCACCGCCGGGCTGGTCGTGGCACCGCAATGGCGGGAGCGAACGCAGCCGCTGGTGGTTTCGTGGTCGGAGTACGCCGAGTTGCCCGAGCGGTTCGACCAGCAGGCCACGAACGACTACGCGGGCTGGATCGCGGCACCCGAGTCGCTCCGGTTGCTGGCCGAGTTGGATTGGCCGCTTAGGCGGTCGCACCTCTCCACGTTGGTCGACGAAGGCGCTCGCATTTTGGCGAAGGCCCTCGGGACCGGGGTTGGCGAGGTCGCTCGGCCGGCGCCGACGATGCGACTGGTCGAGCTCCCGTCGTCCGTGCAGCTGACCCAGGAATCGGGGGAGGCGCTCAAGGCGCGGGCATCGCGTGAGATCGGGGCCGAGATCACGGTGACCGGGTTCGACGGGCGGTTCTTCGTCCGGCTGTCGGCGCACGCGTACAACTCGCTGCGGGACTACGAGATCCTCTCGGAGAGACTCCCTCGGCTACTACGCTGA
- a CDS encoding glycerophosphodiester phosphodiesterase, translated as MIATRYPFLDHNGPIAMAHRGGALHPDNIGYENSMRAFAHAVSLGYEYLETDIHATSDGVVVAFHDDRLDRVTDRTGVIAELPWSEVSKARINGHEPIPLLSEVLEEWPTLRLNLDIKAANGVQPAAEVIAKSDAIDRVCVSSFSQRRVWSVRRALGERLCTGFGQAEIAALRYAPFRLVLPGAGACIQIPEYYGRLKVLTPGLIRRAHAAGRQVHVWTIDDPDEINRFLDAGVDGIFTDRTDILRDVLIARGQWNPNGATA; from the coding sequence GTGATCGCCACCAGGTACCCGTTCCTCGACCACAATGGCCCGATCGCGATGGCACATCGAGGCGGGGCGTTGCACCCCGACAACATCGGTTACGAGAACTCCATGCGGGCCTTTGCACACGCTGTCAGCCTCGGCTACGAGTACCTCGAGACGGACATCCACGCGACTTCGGACGGCGTTGTGGTCGCCTTCCACGATGACCGGCTAGACCGGGTCACGGACCGCACTGGCGTCATTGCCGAGCTGCCGTGGTCTGAGGTCTCCAAGGCCCGCATCAACGGCCACGAGCCGATCCCGCTGCTCAGCGAGGTGCTGGAGGAGTGGCCGACTCTGCGGCTCAACCTCGACATCAAGGCGGCGAACGGCGTACAGCCCGCCGCCGAGGTCATAGCCAAGTCAGACGCGATTGACCGCGTCTGCGTCTCGTCGTTCTCCCAGCGCCGTGTCTGGAGTGTGCGCCGTGCTCTCGGCGAGCGCCTCTGCACCGGCTTCGGCCAAGCGGAGATCGCCGCGCTGCGCTATGCGCCGTTCCGGCTGGTGCTGCCGGGTGCAGGTGCTTGTATCCAGATTCCGGAGTACTACGGCCGGCTCAAGGTGCTCACGCCAGGCCTGATCCGCCGGGCCCACGCCGCCGGCCGCCAGGTGCACGTCTGGACCATTGACGACCCGGACGAGATCAACCGCTTCCTGGATGCGGGCGTGGACGGTATCTTCACCGACCGCACCGATATCCTCCGCGACGTCCTGATCGCCCGAGGCCAATGGAATCCGAACGGAGCCACAGCATGA